The following coding sequences are from one Sphingobium sp. RAC03 window:
- a CDS encoding glycosyl hydrolase has translation MHRLSLLAILLIAGATSMPASADPSLEDQFRNPPQTARPQVWWHWMNGNIDAEEAVADIDWMADQGIGGIHMFEGGLGAPKQIGVLKPWMSPAWQEAMRKSVHRAHSRGMDFSIATSPGWSSTGAPFVQPADAMKKLVWSETAVRRDRGKVSIRLPRPPAVEGAYQDVGRGDDAGAGYYRDVAVIAFPGHRTILKPDAISSSSAVTTAQLTDGRFATPQRLLPDANGTGWIIWRFDRPQVVRSFRIGMAGVGGFGAPPPPVAKLEISDDGVTYRHVATLAASKSPVRTASFPAVSGRFFRIAIATDAQGGNTTLSYAPGAIPLSFTPQTPGYLVSELQLSPDGLIQNAEEKAGFAAVPDYYALATHTDGPTIDPTSIIDLTQNMGPDGTLDWMPPKHGIWTVLRFGMSLTGHRNGPAPEEATGLEVDKLSADRVGAYIDRYLADQRAGLNGTIGLNGLLSDSIEAGAQNWTDDMPSQFYSRMGYPLDRWYPALAGYIVGKPAQSDAFLYDFRQTISDLLTEAHYGTLATHAKAAGLTYYAEALEDNRPQLGNDLAIRAKADIPAGAMWWFDPSTGPKPTFVADVKGAASVAHILGKPYTAVEALTVFGRPWGLSPAEMRPAADLAFLMGGNRLMLHSSVHQATGSNLHSGSFPGMTMAPLLGHYFNRNEAWGDMAKGWIDYLARTQFLLQQGLPQAGFAWFVGEEAPVTGLFGGKEPEGVPFGLDYDFVDATLLASGLRVQDGKLTNRSDNSYQFLFLGGSSVRLTLKTLNRLLALAKQGVAIAGVRPVDSPSLADDPTAVAKAISSLWSLPNVVEASTPEAAAKLLHVAPDWRFTGQGLSVRHRVLPDGDIYFLVNRGSTPVEGDFLFPAKAGATWWDAVDGSQVDAGAKAGAVRVALAPYQSRFLIARDLGEAKAVAPVDPVSVATADEHWDISLGTPGLATDERRAFSLGWLNEQSDPRIRTFSGKATYTGAIRLRKPSCAKPVFWLDIGAMADVARVTVNGIEAGIIWTQPHRLNATSLIKAGRNVLEIEVTNLWVNRLIGKAHLNQSSAIDKMYRPDAPLRPAGLKGPVRLLMRCQT, from the coding sequence ATGCATCGACTTTCGTTGCTGGCGATTCTGCTGATCGCGGGCGCCACTTCGATGCCCGCATCAGCAGATCCTTCGTTGGAAGATCAATTTCGCAATCCGCCGCAGACTGCCCGACCCCAGGTCTGGTGGCACTGGATGAACGGCAATATCGATGCTGAGGAGGCTGTCGCCGATATCGATTGGATGGCTGACCAGGGCATTGGTGGCATTCATATGTTCGAAGGCGGTCTGGGTGCGCCAAAGCAGATTGGCGTGTTGAAGCCATGGATGTCCCCCGCATGGCAGGAGGCCATGCGGAAGAGCGTCCATCGGGCGCATTCCAGAGGCATGGATTTTAGCATTGCCACATCGCCGGGGTGGAGTTCGACCGGAGCACCTTTCGTCCAGCCAGCCGATGCCATGAAGAAACTGGTGTGGTCGGAAACGGCCGTCCGTCGGGATCGCGGAAAAGTGTCTATCCGTCTGCCCCGTCCGCCTGCGGTAGAAGGTGCCTATCAGGATGTTGGGAGAGGGGACGACGCTGGTGCGGGCTACTATCGCGATGTGGCTGTCATCGCTTTCCCAGGACATCGGACGATATTGAAGCCAGATGCCATATCCTCGTCCAGTGCAGTTACGACAGCACAACTGACCGACGGCCGCTTTGCTACGCCGCAGCGCCTGCTGCCGGACGCAAACGGGACGGGTTGGATCATATGGCGCTTCGATCGGCCGCAGGTCGTTCGGAGCTTCCGTATCGGGATGGCCGGTGTCGGCGGATTCGGCGCGCCGCCGCCTCCAGTGGCTAAGCTGGAAATCAGCGATGATGGTGTGACATATCGCCATGTCGCGACCTTGGCCGCGTCAAAATCGCCGGTCAGGACGGCCAGTTTCCCTGCGGTCAGCGGACGATTTTTTAGAATCGCGATCGCAACCGACGCACAGGGTGGCAACACGACGCTAAGCTATGCTCCAGGGGCCATCCCTTTGTCATTCACCCCCCAGACGCCGGGATATCTCGTTTCGGAACTGCAACTATCCCCAGATGGCTTGATTCAGAATGCCGAGGAAAAGGCAGGCTTTGCCGCGGTGCCTGACTATTACGCTCTTGCCACGCATACTGATGGGCCGACTATTGATCCCACCAGCATAATCGACCTTACCCAAAATATGGGACCGGATGGGACGCTCGACTGGATGCCGCCGAAACATGGCATCTGGACGGTCCTTCGCTTTGGCATGTCCTTGACGGGCCATCGGAACGGACCGGCACCTGAAGAAGCCACGGGCCTGGAGGTTGATAAATTATCCGCCGACCGCGTCGGTGCTTATATTGATCGCTATCTCGCCGATCAGCGCGCAGGTCTTAACGGGACTATCGGCTTGAACGGTCTTTTGAGCGATAGCATCGAGGCTGGCGCGCAAAATTGGACAGATGACATGCCATCCCAATTTTACAGCCGCATGGGCTACCCGCTGGACCGATGGTATCCGGCACTGGCGGGCTATATTGTTGGGAAACCGGCGCAATCAGACGCATTCCTATATGATTTTCGCCAAACAATTTCCGACCTGCTGACCGAGGCGCATTATGGCACGCTGGCGACACATGCCAAAGCGGCCGGGCTGACTTATTATGCCGAGGCGCTGGAGGATAATCGGCCGCAACTGGGCAACGACCTGGCTATTCGCGCGAAGGCGGACATACCTGCTGGCGCGATGTGGTGGTTTGATCCATCGACCGGTCCAAAGCCGACATTTGTCGCCGATGTGAAGGGCGCGGCGTCAGTCGCTCATATTTTGGGCAAGCCCTATACCGCGGTCGAGGCACTTACCGTCTTTGGCAGGCCATGGGGCCTGTCTCCGGCAGAAATGCGTCCGGCGGCTGACCTGGCTTTCCTGATGGGCGGCAATCGCCTGATGCTTCATAGTTCCGTGCATCAGGCGACAGGTTCCAACCTGCATTCCGGTTCGTTTCCGGGAATGACGATGGCCCCGTTGCTCGGCCATTATTTCAATCGCAACGAAGCCTGGGGTGACATGGCCAAGGGTTGGATCGACTATCTGGCCCGCACCCAGTTCCTGCTCCAACAGGGGCTTCCGCAGGCTGGGTTCGCCTGGTTTGTTGGTGAGGAAGCGCCGGTCACCGGGCTATTCGGCGGCAAGGAACCGGAGGGCGTTCCGTTCGGCCTCGACTATGATTTTGTCGATGCGACATTGTTGGCGTCGGGATTGAGGGTTCAAGATGGCAAACTTACCAATCGCTCCGATAACAGCTACCAGTTTCTGTTTCTGGGCGGCAGTAGCGTGCGCCTGACTTTAAAAACTTTGAATCGACTCTTGGCCTTAGCCAAACAGGGCGTTGCCATTGCGGGTGTACGGCCTGTCGATTCACCAAGCCTAGCGGATGATCCAACGGCGGTCGCAAAGGCTATCTCATCATTATGGTCACTCCCCAATGTCGTTGAAGCCAGCACGCCCGAGGCAGCAGCAAAATTGCTGCACGTGGCCCCGGACTGGCGCTTTACTGGCCAGGGGCTTTCCGTGCGGCACCGTGTTTTGCCCGACGGCGACATCTATTTCCTGGTCAATCGCGGTTCTACGCCCGTGGAAGGAGATTTTCTGTTCCCTGCAAAGGCTGGGGCGACATGGTGGGACGCTGTCGATGGATCGCAGGTCGATGCCGGAGCCAAGGCCGGTGCCGTTCGGGTCGCGCTCGCGCCCTATCAGAGCCGCTTTCTGATCGCGCGAGACTTGGGCGAGGCAAAGGCTGTGGCCCCGGTCGACCCTGTATCCGTTGCGACCGCCGATGAACATTGGGATATCTCATTGGGAACGCCTGGGCTTGCGACTGATGAACGGCGTGCTTTTTCGCTGGGTTGGCTCAATGAACAATCTGATCCCAGGATTCGCACTTTTTCGGGTAAGGCGACCTATACCGGCGCCATTCGACTAAGAAAGCCGTCCTGCGCCAAGCCTGTTTTCTGGCTTGATATAGGCGCGATGGCCGATGTGGCGAGGGTCACAGTTAACGGTATCGAGGCCGGTATTATATGGACGCAACCGCACAGATTGAACGCGACATCCCTGATAAAAGCCGGACGCAATGTACTGGAGATCGAAGTGACAAACCTCTGGGTCAACCGGCTAATCGGCAAGGCGCATCTAAACCAGTCATCGGCAATCGACAAGATGTACAGGCCAGACGCTCCACTTCGACCAGCTGGTCTCAAAGGTCCGGTCCGCCTTCTCATGCGATGCCAAACTTAA
- the rutA gene encoding pyrimidine utilization protein A, producing MQVGVFIPINNNGWLISENAPQYLPSFDLNKEIALRAEKYGLDFLLSMIKLRGFGGKTQFWEYGLESFTLMAGLAAVTEKIKIFATCPTLIIPPAFAARMANTIDSISHGRFGLNLITGWQPPEYTQMGLWPGDEHFRNRYDVLDEYARILRALWETGRSDFKGQYYQMEDCLVRPQPQADMKIICAGSSDAGLAFSAKWADYAFCLGKGVNTPTAFASNNDRLSTFTAKTGRDVSVFVLVMVIAAETDEEAMAKWRRYSDGVDLEAIAWLADQGARDTVNTDTNVRQLAAPQGAVNINMGTLVGSYESVARMLDDMAQVPNTGGVLLTFDDFLEGVEAFGTRIQPLMKSRSSISQL from the coding sequence ATGCAGGTCGGCGTTTTCATTCCCATCAACAATAATGGGTGGCTCATCAGCGAGAACGCCCCGCAATATTTGCCGAGCTTCGATCTCAACAAGGAGATCGCCCTGCGCGCCGAAAAATACGGGCTCGATTTCCTGCTATCGATGATCAAACTGCGCGGCTTCGGGGGCAAGACGCAGTTTTGGGAATATGGCCTGGAAAGCTTCACGCTGATGGCGGGCCTCGCTGCGGTGACCGAGAAGATCAAGATCTTTGCCACCTGCCCCACGCTGATCATTCCGCCCGCCTTCGCCGCACGCATGGCCAATACCATCGACAGCATTAGTCATGGCCGTTTCGGGCTCAATCTGATCACCGGCTGGCAGCCGCCCGAATATACCCAGATGGGCCTCTGGCCAGGCGACGAACATTTTCGCAATCGCTACGACGTACTCGATGAATATGCCCGCATATTGCGCGCGTTGTGGGAGACAGGCCGCTCGGACTTCAAGGGCCAATATTATCAGATGGAAGACTGCCTCGTGAGGCCCCAACCGCAAGCGGACATGAAGATTATCTGCGCGGGCTCGTCCGATGCGGGACTAGCCTTCTCGGCCAAGTGGGCGGACTATGCCTTCTGCCTTGGCAAGGGCGTCAACACGCCGACCGCTTTTGCTTCCAATAACGACCGGCTGTCGACGTTCACCGCGAAGACGGGGCGCGACGTCTCGGTCTTCGTCCTGGTCATGGTGATCGCCGCTGAGACAGACGAGGAAGCCATGGCCAAGTGGCGGCGCTATAGTGACGGCGTCGATCTTGAAGCGATCGCATGGCTGGCCGATCAGGGCGCCAGGGACACGGTCAACACCGACACCAACGTCCGTCAGCTCGCCGCGCCGCAAGGGGCCGTGAACATCAACATGGGCACACTGGTCGGCAGCTACGAAAGCGTGGCGCGCATGCTCGACGACATGGCCCAGGTGCCGAACACCGGTGGTGTGCTGCTGACCTTCGATGATTTCTTAGAAGGCGTGGAAGCGTTCGGAACACGCATACAGCCGCTTATGAAGAGCCGATCCAGCATATCACAACTATGA
- the rutD gene encoding pyrimidine utilization protein D encodes MAKAAGLHYEMHGRADAPPLILSSGLGGLATYWAPNLPALAAHFRVIAYDHRGTGRSDRALADALSVEDMANDMIALMDALGIVRAHCIGHALGGAIGVETAIRTGRIDRLVVVNGWRSLSPHTRRCFAARLALLHGAGERAFLEAQPLFLYPPDWIADHDEELNADIDHHLAALPGVETTTRRIAAVQAYAPDPGVLAALENLLVIATRDDFLVPYATALDLAAPVTHARTATFDWGGHACNVTDSENFNRVVLAFLRS; translated from the coding sequence TTGGCTAAGGCGGCCGGGCTTCACTATGAGATGCACGGGCGCGCGGATGCGCCGCCGCTGATATTGTCGAGCGGCCTTGGCGGCTTAGCGACCTACTGGGCGCCCAACCTGCCGGCGCTGGCTGCGCATTTCCGCGTCATTGCCTATGACCATCGCGGCACCGGCCGCAGCGACCGCGCGCTTGCCGACGCCCTATCGGTCGAGGACATGGCAAACGACATGATCGCGCTGATGGATGCCCTCGGCATCGTGCGCGCCCATTGCATCGGGCATGCGCTGGGCGGGGCCATCGGCGTCGAAACCGCCATCCGCACAGGACGGATCGACCGGCTGGTTGTCGTCAACGGATGGCGCTCGCTCTCGCCCCATACGCGGCGCTGTTTCGCCGCCCGCCTCGCACTGCTGCATGGCGCTGGCGAGCGGGCTTTTCTCGAAGCGCAGCCGTTGTTCCTCTATCCGCCCGACTGGATCGCCGATCACGACGAAGAGCTGAATGCGGACATAGACCACCATCTCGCGGCCTTGCCGGGCGTCGAGACGACGACCAGGCGCATCGCCGCCGTGCAGGCCTATGCGCCCGACCCGGGGGTGCTGGCGGCGCTGGAAAATCTGCTCGTCATTGCCACCCGTGACGACTTCCTCGTGCCCTATGCTACCGCGCTCGATCTCGCCGCGCCGGTTACGCATGCCCGCACCGCCACGTTTGACTGGGGTGGTCATGCCTGCAACGTGACCGATTCCGAAAATTTCAACCGCGTCGTTCTCGCGTTCCTCAGGAGTTGA
- the rutC gene encoding pyrimidine utilization protein C has product MPFEPINPPQFPTPIAPYSAGARAGNAVYVSGVLALGEGGAVLHIGDAAAQTRHVLDVIKTTIEAAGGTMADIAMNHIFLTDLKDYAALNAVYAEYFPGDKPARYCIRCELVKPDCLVEIASVAHLG; this is encoded by the coding sequence ATGCCTTTTGAACCCATCAATCCGCCGCAATTCCCGACCCCGATAGCTCCTTATTCGGCCGGAGCGAGGGCCGGCAACGCGGTGTACGTCTCGGGCGTACTGGCGCTGGGAGAGGGCGGCGCAGTGCTGCATATCGGCGATGCTGCCGCGCAGACGCGTCATGTGCTCGACGTCATCAAAACCACGATCGAGGCTGCAGGCGGCACGATGGCCGACATCGCCATGAACCACATCTTCCTCACCGACCTTAAGGACTATGCCGCCTTGAATGCGGTCTATGCCGAATATTTTCCGGGCGACAAACCTGCCCGCTACTGCATCAGGTGCGAACTGGTAAAGCCCGACTGCCTGGTCGAGATCGCCTCGGTCGCTCATCTTGGCTAA
- the rutB gene encoding pyrimidine utilization protein B, protein MNDIIIDPAPSRSGLSVVLSARPEAIRLDAATTAVIVVDMQNAYVSEGGYVDEAGFDIGQAGGVIPKIAEVVDMARAAGMTVVFLQNGWDPDYVEAGTPLSPNWYKSNALKTMRARPELTGKFLARGGWDYDLVDGLHVQEGDLRVHKPRYSAFFNSQLDSVLRARGIRTLIFTGIATNVCVESTLRDGFHLEYFGVLLEDAVHHLGPDFIRDASLYNVETFFGWVSNVADFTTAVGQLPPKDS, encoded by the coding sequence GTGAACGACATCATTATCGATCCAGCCCCTTCTCGTTCCGGCCTCTCTGTGGTCTTGTCGGCGCGCCCTGAAGCAATCCGGCTCGATGCCGCGACGACGGCGGTGATCGTCGTGGATATGCAGAACGCCTATGTCAGTGAAGGCGGCTATGTGGACGAAGCTGGATTCGATATCGGCCAGGCGGGCGGCGTGATTCCAAAGATTGCCGAAGTCGTCGATATGGCGCGCGCAGCCGGTATGACGGTTGTGTTCCTGCAGAATGGCTGGGATCCGGACTATGTCGAGGCAGGTACGCCTCTCTCGCCAAACTGGTACAAATCCAATGCGCTCAAGACCATGCGCGCGCGACCGGAGCTTACCGGCAAATTCCTTGCGCGCGGAGGATGGGACTATGACCTTGTGGATGGCTTGCATGTGCAGGAGGGCGACCTGCGCGTGCACAAGCCGCGCTATTCCGCCTTCTTCAACTCGCAGCTCGATTCCGTGCTGCGGGCACGCGGCATCCGCACGCTGATTTTCACCGGCATCGCCACCAATGTCTGTGTCGAATCGACCCTGCGGGACGGCTTCCACCTTGAATATTTCGGCGTGCTGCTGGAGGACGCCGTGCATCATCTGGGGCCAGACTTCATCCGCGACGCCAGCCTTTACAATGTCGAGACATTCTTCGGCTGGGTGAGTAACGTCGCCGACTTCACGACCGCTGTTGGCCAACTGCCTCCAAAGGACTCCTGA
- a CDS encoding EAL domain-containing protein, with product MVAKGESLKDTADRLCREVEATVPDIVCSILTLDRAGLLHPLAAPSLPDHYSSALDGLGIGPDIGSCGEAAYFGQAVTVCDIENDERWSDFRHLILPLGYKACWSSPILDAKNRVLGTFAFYYRDKRGPSDVEKAFVAACIYLCLIAMERHERVLERDRLANIDDLTGLANRPSFNAALAGLDCNDPGAWAMLALDLDNLKVVNDTFGHHAGDVLLRDVAARIAEVCAPDRPFRLGGDEFAIIVQAPDSLRNIEATAERILDRLAQPVQGPGHILYPQATIGGAILAHGDQVAESVWQNADFALYHAKETGRGGFVRYWPGIGTSITHRLSAIREVGAALRDGRIDAYYQPIVRLDTREIVGVEALCRLTTEDGHVRSAAEFCEATSDPQIACAITDTMLSRIAADVRRWLDMGIAFQHVGVNVCSADFHRGELYEQLSAAFVRAGVPLEHLILEITEGVYLGHRDNGIAREIARMRSNGLKIALDDFGTGFASLTHLLTVPVDIIKIDKSFVARLAPDDASTAIVEGLFLIARKLGIRVVAEGIETESQASQLSDFGCALGQGYLFSRAVDRATMTDMLMQCAQKADEPQATGGSPLDGLTMRDPPRRRAS from the coding sequence ATGGTGGCCAAAGGCGAAAGCCTTAAGGATACCGCCGACCGTCTCTGCCGGGAGGTCGAAGCAACGGTGCCCGATATCGTGTGCTCAATCCTTACGCTCGATCGCGCCGGATTGTTGCACCCGCTTGCAGCCCCCTCCTTGCCTGACCATTATTCCAGCGCGCTGGATGGGCTAGGCATCGGCCCTGACATAGGATCTTGTGGGGAGGCCGCCTATTTTGGGCAAGCTGTCACGGTATGTGACATCGAGAATGACGAGCGCTGGAGCGACTTCCGGCATCTGATCCTGCCGCTTGGATATAAGGCTTGCTGGTCCTCTCCAATCCTGGACGCTAAGAACAGAGTGCTTGGCACCTTTGCCTTCTACTATCGCGACAAACGAGGTCCGTCCGACGTCGAGAAGGCGTTCGTTGCCGCGTGCATATATCTTTGCCTCATCGCCATGGAGCGCCATGAAAGGGTGCTGGAGCGGGACAGGCTTGCCAATATCGATGACCTGACGGGATTAGCCAATCGGCCTTCCTTCAATGCGGCGCTGGCAGGTCTGGACTGTAACGACCCGGGCGCTTGGGCCATGCTGGCGCTCGACCTGGACAATCTCAAGGTCGTCAACGATACTTTTGGCCATCATGCTGGCGACGTCTTGCTCCGCGACGTCGCTGCGCGCATCGCTGAGGTTTGCGCGCCCGACAGACCATTCCGCCTTGGCGGCGATGAGTTTGCGATTATCGTTCAGGCGCCGGACTCACTTCGCAATATCGAAGCGACGGCGGAGCGCATTCTTGATCGGCTGGCCCAACCCGTGCAGGGGCCCGGCCATATCCTCTACCCTCAAGCGACTATTGGTGGTGCCATTCTGGCGCACGGCGATCAAGTTGCCGAAAGCGTATGGCAAAATGCAGATTTTGCGCTCTATCATGCCAAGGAAACGGGCCGGGGCGGATTTGTACGCTACTGGCCCGGTATCGGAACGTCGATCACCCATCGCCTCTCGGCCATTCGCGAGGTCGGCGCCGCGCTGCGCGATGGCAGGATTGATGCTTATTATCAGCCTATCGTGCGGCTGGACACGCGGGAAATCGTCGGCGTCGAGGCGCTATGTCGGCTGACTACGGAAGATGGTCATGTCCGTTCGGCTGCCGAATTCTGCGAAGCGACGTCGGATCCGCAAATCGCCTGCGCGATCACGGACACCATGCTATCGCGCATCGCCGCAGACGTGCGCCGTTGGCTCGACATGGGCATTGCGTTCCAGCATGTGGGCGTAAATGTCTGCTCGGCGGACTTCCACCGCGGCGAACTCTATGAACAGTTGAGCGCCGCTTTCGTGCGTGCGGGAGTCCCCCTCGAACATTTGATACTCGAGATCACCGAGGGCGTCTATCTGGGCCATCGGGATAATGGCATCGCGCGTGAGATAGCCAGAATGCGCAGCAACGGTCTGAAGATCGCACTTGACGATTTCGGAACGGGATTTGCGTCGCTTACCCATCTGCTGACCGTCCCTGTCGACATCATCAAGATCGATAAGTCCTTCGTCGCCCGGCTGGCTCCGGATGACGCCAGCACGGCCATAGTCGAGGGCCTGTTTCTGATCGCCAGGAAGCTTGGCATCCGCGTGGTGGCCGAAGGTATCGAAACCGAAAGTCAGGCGTCGCAGCTGAGCGATTTTGGCTGTGCATTGGGCCAGGGCTATCTCTTTTCGCGCGCGGTCGATCGGGCCACGATGACCGACATGCTAATGCAATGCGCGCAAAAGGCCGACGAGCCGCAAGCAACCGGAGGATCACCCCTAGATGGTCTAACAATGCGCGATCCACCGCGCAGGCGCGCGTCCTGA
- a CDS encoding PA2169 family four-helix-bundle protein yields MSTNHDISKIDDLVTTLIDSVKGYEHSAQKVDSPDLKALFIDLATQRRAAVELLQEASRALGGTPNDFGSAAATIHRRIEDLRVALGGGDKAIISEIERGEDYLKEEFDRVRNDDALSASILDVVNRAYASVTSGHTAISGLKHELAG; encoded by the coding sequence ATGTCCACCAATCACGATATCAGCAAGATCGACGACCTTGTCACCACATTAATCGACAGCGTGAAGGGGTATGAACATTCCGCCCAGAAGGTAGATAGTCCGGACCTCAAGGCCCTGTTTATCGACCTTGCAACCCAGCGGCGTGCGGCCGTCGAGCTTCTGCAGGAGGCCAGCCGGGCTCTGGGCGGTACCCCCAACGACTTTGGATCGGCAGCAGCAACGATACACCGGCGCATAGAGGATCTGAGGGTCGCATTGGGTGGCGGCGACAAGGCCATCATCAGCGAGATCGAGCGCGGAGAAGATTATCTGAAGGAAGAATTCGACAGGGTGCGCAACGACGATGCGTTGAGCGCATCAATCCTTGATGTCGTCAATCGTGCTTACGCGTCCGTTACCAGTGGGCACACCGCCATCAGCGGCCTTAAACACGAGCTCGCAGGCTAG
- a CDS encoding MarR family winged helix-turn-helix transcriptional regulator produces MTKPTDDQLTTLGSAFETFTRRYKLAEAMSAQKPLNELDKQTLFYVAQHPACGPSDVARFLGTANTTISSATDRLVKRGLLKRARVEQDRRAVALELTGEGQSYVTNQRKTYQDMYRLMLERLAPHERDQFIALIAKIIYNDD; encoded by the coding sequence ATGACAAAGCCGACCGACGACCAACTCACCACGCTGGGCTCTGCGTTCGAAACCTTCACGCGCCGCTACAAGCTGGCTGAAGCTATGAGCGCGCAGAAGCCTCTGAACGAACTCGACAAGCAGACGCTCTTCTATGTGGCCCAGCATCCTGCCTGCGGACCGAGCGACGTGGCGCGCTTTTTGGGCACGGCCAATACCACGATTTCGTCTGCGACCGACCGGCTGGTCAAGCGTGGCCTGCTCAAACGCGCCCGTGTCGAACAGGATCGCCGCGCCGTCGCCCTGGAACTGACCGGTGAGGGCCAGTCTTATGTCACTAATCAGCGCAAGACATATCAGGACATGTACCGGCTGATGCTGGAGCGGCTTGCGCCCCATGAACGCGATCAGTTCATCGCACTGATTGCGAAAATCATATATAACGATGATTGA
- a CDS encoding (2Fe-2S)-binding protein codes for MAITVNGHDFPPPDDARVSLLDLLRERLHLTGTKVGCNQGACGACTVLLDGRRVLSCLTLAVQADGRSVTTIEGLGTAEVLHPLQAAFIEHDGFQCGYCTPGQICAATAMLEEVAAGMPSYLTADLAADSIILSRDEVQERMSGNLCRCGAHNGIIDAILDVAAERRP; via the coding sequence ATGGCGATTACGGTCAACGGACACGATTTTCCGCCTCCAGACGACGCGCGGGTATCGCTGCTCGACCTGTTGCGGGAACGGTTGCACCTGACCGGCACGAAGGTCGGCTGTAACCAGGGGGCCTGCGGGGCGTGTACCGTCCTGCTGGACGGCAGGCGCGTCCTCTCCTGCCTCACCCTGGCGGTACAGGCGGACGGGCGATCCGTCACGACGATAGAGGGGCTGGGTACGGCCGAGGTTCTGCATCCGCTGCAAGCCGCGTTTATCGAGCATGACGGCTTCCAGTGCGGCTATTGCACGCCGGGCCAGATTTGCGCGGCGACAGCCATGTTGGAAGAAGTAGCTGCGGGCATGCCAAGCTACCTCACGGCCGATCTGGCAGCCGATAGCATCATCCTGTCGCGGGACGAGGTGCAGGAGCGGATGAGCGGCAATTTGTGCCGCTGCGGCGCGCATAACGGGATCATCGACGCGATTCTCGACGTTGCTGCGGAGCGCCGGCCATGA
- a CDS encoding FAD binding domain-containing protein: MNPFSYARAASVADALNMTGGQGVRLMGGGTNLVDLMRKGVDTPCQLIDVTALPDGIDRAEDGGLIIGAASRNSAVAAHPVVRSDYPMLARAILAGASAQVRNMATVGGNVMQRTRCLYFNDVAGARCNKRVPGSGCDAIGGFNRYHAILGGSDACIATHPSDMCVALAALDAQIHIAGPAGERTVPLVAFHRLPGERPDIETVLDPTEIIVAVSLPPSSFAASSAYRKVRDRASYAFALVSVAVGMTMREDRVDAIAVAFGGIAPKPWRASRIEDALRGASLSPAAIEKAFEAEFAGSTQLPGNGFKRGLAKRTLSAMLAELGGAAL, encoded by the coding sequence ATGAACCCCTTTAGCTATGCCCGCGCCGCTTCGGTGGCCGACGCCCTGAATATGACAGGTGGGCAGGGCGTTCGCCTTATGGGCGGCGGCACCAATTTGGTCGATCTGATGCGCAAGGGGGTGGATACACCCTGCCAGCTGATCGACGTCACGGCGCTGCCGGACGGGATAGATCGGGCGGAGGATGGCGGCCTGATCATCGGCGCGGCATCGCGCAACAGCGCGGTCGCCGCGCACCCTGTCGTGCGGTCCGATTATCCGATGCTGGCGCGCGCCATATTGGCCGGAGCATCGGCGCAGGTTCGCAACATGGCGACAGTCGGCGGCAATGTCATGCAGCGGACGCGGTGCCTGTATTTCAACGACGTGGCTGGCGCGCGCTGCAACAAGCGGGTGCCGGGCAGCGGGTGCGACGCCATTGGCGGTTTCAACCGCTACCACGCCATATTGGGCGGATCGGATGCCTGTATCGCCACCCACCCCTCGGACATGTGCGTTGCCCTCGCCGCCCTGGATGCCCAGATCCATATCGCGGGTCCGGCAGGCGAACGCACAGTTCCGCTCGTCGCGTTCCACCGCCTGCCCGGCGAACGGCCCGACATCGAGACGGTGCTCGATCCCACGGAGATCATCGTCGCAGTGTCGCTCCCGCCATCGTCGTTCGCGGCAAGCTCGGCCTATCGCAAGGTGCGCGACCGGGCGAGCTATGCCTTCGCCCTTGTCTCGGTTGCGGTGGGGATGACTATGCGTGAGGATAGGGTCGATGCCATCGCTGTGGCGTTCGGTGGCATCGCGCCCAAGCCCTGGCGCGCATCCCGGATAGAGGACGCGCTGCGCGGTGCGTCGCTATCACCGGCAGCGATAGAGAAGGCGTTCGAAGCGGAATTCGCCGGGTCAACGCAGCTGCCCGGCAATGGCTTCAAGCGCGGACTGGCGAAACGAACCCTGTCCGCCATGCTCGCCGAACTGGGAGGAGCTGCCCTGTGA